In Chitinophaga oryzae, the sequence AAAAAACTAGCCAAAGTAAAGGCATTTCTGCTCGCTACTCCCCCGGCGATTCATCATCAGTAACCCTGCCCTGAAAAAAAATCCTGCCGCCTTTGGGGGCATTGTCTTCTGAATGGTGTCTTATACCTCCGGGCACCCTTATTTCGTCATTATCAATTGTATTATGGACAACGACCGCATATGGATATTACTCGGCAAGCAACTGAGCGGTGACATTTCTTCCGCGGAGTTATCGGAACTGGAGGCATTACTGGAAAATGATCCCGAAGCTGCGGCTTCAGGGGACATCGCCGCCGCTATCTGGCAAACGCCTATACGAGAGGTGCCGGGCGCTCATGGCAGCAACGAACGTATATGGGGCACCGTGAGCCCGCAACTGCAAACACCCCGCCGCCATCCCCTTATGCGGCGGCTGTTGACAACGGCCGCAGCAGCTGCCGTATTGGGGGCCGCATGGGCCGGCTGGCAGTTTTTCCGGCCAGCAGCGCCCGCACTGCAACAAATCAGCGCTGCCGCAGGCGGCAAATCCAGGGTATCGCTGCCCGATGGCTCCATCGTATGGCTCAACAGCAATACGCAGCTCCATTACAATAAAAACGGCTTCGGCAAACAGCACCGCGAGATCACGCTCACCGGCGAAGCTTTCTTCGACATCGCAAAAAGCGGGGGCGTCCCTTTTATTATCCATGCCGGCAAAGTGAATATCCGTGTGCTCGGCACCGCCTTTAATGTAAAAGCCTACGCCAACGACAGTGAAGTGGCCACCACACTGGTCCGCGGTAAAATTGCCGTATCGTACCGGGACAAAACCGTTGTATTGCGGCCGGAAGAAAAATTAACCGTAGCGCTGTCCCAACAGCCGGAC encodes:
- a CDS encoding FecR family protein → MDNDRIWILLGKQLSGDISSAELSELEALLENDPEAAASGDIAAAIWQTPIREVPGAHGSNERIWGTVSPQLQTPRRHPLMRRLLTTAAAAAVLGAAWAGWQFFRPAAPALQQISAAAGGKSRVSLPDGSIVWLNSNTQLHYNKNGFGKQHREITLTGEAFFDIAKSGGVPFIIHAGKVNIRVLGTAFNVKAYANDSEVATTLVRGKIAVSYRDKTVVLRPEEKLTVALSQQPDVLHPQHLEKDSSGMPAEISWLQHKLVFDNNTFAELADKMSRWYGITFHFESASVQQLRFSGIIDTESPAEALKMLRLSRPFNFRIEGKEVYIND